From the Nostoc sp. PCC 7107 genome, the window TGGTTATTTAACACCGGAGGTTATTTTTTGTCGGACATCATTGATTGGTAATGAAAATCAATAAATGCGTTGAGTAAAATAAATTACTTTCTAGATAAAAAATTAAGATATGCTAAGTAAGTTTTTCATCTTTCCTAAGCTATATGTTATTCTGGCAATAATTTGTACCTAGAGCAAAATGTTAGAAAAACTCCGGTTGTTTTGGCATTAGTTTGTTTTAGGTAGCCTAATAAAGAAAATCAAATAATTTTCTCAAACTGAGGAAAGAAAGTTGGTTTTTCTGTTGAATTCACTTTGTTTATAACACGATCGCGCCAGTTTTATTCCGCTTTGACTGGCGTTTTTTCTAGGTTTAAAACAATGAAAATAGGTGAATTTGGATTTTTGATCTACAAAATTTCTAGAAGCGATCGCTCAATTACACCACTCACGAACTGATTACCCTGCAAATTCATGTGAATGCTGTCATGATATAAGGCTTGAGCATGGGCAGTTTCATTCAACAGTGGTAAAAAATCTATATAAGGAATTTGCTGGGTTTTGGTAAACTCATTCAACCGTTGACGCGCTGTAACTTCGTAATCAAGGGGGCCAGGTTTGCCGAGTTCTCGCAATAAAGGAGTCATGGCTAAGAGAAACTTGCTGTTGTGTTGGCGAACTAGGGCTTGAATTTGCTTAATTGCTTCCAGATTCACACCCACGCGATCGCCTGGTTCGGCTAGAAGTGCTTTTAGTTCGGGAATTGGCTGTTGCTTAGTGATATAACGCTGCCATACTTCGACTAATGCTAAAGGTGGTTTACTATCTGGATAGTTGCGATCGCGGCCTACTGGTAAAGCTGTAGGAGTATGAGCAAACAAATCGTCAGTATTAATTAATAAAACTACTACTTGCGCCTCAAAACTGCCAAATCGCTGTAAATAAGCGAGTTCGTTTCTTGGCCCCCAAGAATTAGCCGAAGCATTCAAAACTTCGACTTGGGGATATTTGTCAGCGATCGCTGATGTTAGCGAATTCATGATTAAGCTGGAGATGGTATTTTTTTGATCCGTCCACCAGCCACCATTGGCGATGGAGTCTCCTAACAACAGTACTCGCAAGGTTGAAGGTGCAGGAATTTTAGCGATGGGGCTGCTACGCATGGAAAATTCGTTAATTTCAATGCGATTACCAAAGCGACGAGTGCTTTGATTTGGCGC encodes:
- a CDS encoding SGNH/GDSL hydrolase family protein: MKVVIFMILGVIGLLIVIEMGLRSLFGFGNPLVYIGDSQIGYLLAPNQSTRRFGNRIEINEFSMRSSPIAKIPAPSTLRVLLLGDSIANGGWWTDQKNTISSLIMNSLTSAIADKYPQVEVLNASANSWGPRNELAYLQRFGSFEAQVVVLLINTDDLFAHTPTALPVGRDRNYPDSKPPLALVEVWQRYITKQQPIPELKALLAEPGDRVGVNLEAIKQIQALVRQHNSKFLLAMTPLLRELGKPGPLDYEVTARQRLNEFTKTQQIPYIDFLPLLNETAHAQALYHDSIHMNLQGNQFVSGVIERSLLEIL